Proteins encoded within one genomic window of Solea senegalensis isolate Sse05_10M linkage group LG11, IFAPA_SoseM_1, whole genome shotgun sequence:
- the LOC122777307 gene encoding galactose-specific lectin nattectin-like: protein MMTSHLYLLAFLCLNCEVLLDLREKFGTKGFVAGTETDSELDSLSPKQTEDRRETIAHCLKEILGESPEELEEENEDDDNEGDTDDFDEYVMKICAVYEGPASEESPTPKVQSQAPDCPEKCHRCPAGWTKLGRNCFFFSHQEKSWTQAESVCVSRSGRLASYPDERTLTVLYNMTVRLTGHHMQVWLGGSFSDREGTWMWSDGSEFFVNEWSEHQPDDHHQCLALGTNGRLHAADCSLQQPFFCVRPL from the exons ATG ATGACATCACATCTTTATTTGTTGGCGTTCCTCTGTTTGAACTGTGAAGTGTTG TTGGACTTGAGGGAGAAGTTTGGGACCAAAGGTTTTGTCGCAGGAACGGAGACGGATTCCGAGCTCGACTCGCTCAGTCCG aaacaaacggAAGACAGACGGGAGACCATTGCCCACTGCTTGAAGGAAATCCTGGGAGAATCTCCAGAGGAGCTTGAGGAAGAAAACgag GATGATGACAATGAAGGTGACACAGACGACTTTGATGAGTATGTCATGAAGATCTGTGCAGTCTATGAAGGCCCCGCCTCTGAGGAAAGCCCCACCCCTAAA GTGCAAAGTCAAG CTCCTGACTGCCCTGAAAAATGTCACCGCTGCCCGGCTGGTTGGACTAAACTTGGCAGgaactgttttttcttttcacaccaAGAGAAGTCGTGGACACAAGCAGAG AGCGTATGTGTTTCCAGAAGTGGACGCCTGGCCTCGTACCCTGACGAGAGAACTCTCACCGTCTTGTATAACATGACCGTGCGCCTGACTGGTCATCACATGCAGGTTTGGCTCGGGGGCAGTTTCTCTGACAGA GAAGGAACGTGGATGTGGAGCGATGGTTCCGAGTTCTTTGTTAACGAGTGGTCCGAGCACCAGCCCGACGACCACCACCAATGCCTGGCGCTGGGCACCAACG GTCGTCTGCACGCCGCCGACTGTAGCCTCCAACAACCGTTTTTCTGCGTGAGACCTCTGTGA